A stretch of the Lineus longissimus chromosome 10, tnLinLong1.2, whole genome shotgun sequence genome encodes the following:
- the LOC135495091 gene encoding lysosome-associated membrane glycoprotein 1-like isoform X1, with the protein MKIIIFAVISCLLASAVFSADNTTTTVTTASTTNKSTVSTTATTAKSTGTSTAKTTATTAKSTATTTAKTTATTTAKTTATTTAKTTTVPTTTVAPPPTDIFELKENKTVCFLAKIAADFTVTYNKTDNTTGTAVIAIPKTGVTYKGKSACASDMIPDPYLTLEFEGYMAQFNFTQKGGVVYLQSVSFHYTEDPANFPNATDSKTPHSTSNDNVDLKMSSNTTFFQCNSPIAQTIDKAVTLTFDVLKVQVYDVKGNFSGEGEICAGDKKSTSTPMTSTVTPTPTPTLPATPNSGNWSVQGSDGKTCMVAVMGARFEIPYTKKDNATATAKFDVPADATTEGSTCGNATNSDTLQLDFFKNFVLKMIFTTVKASAMLTADDEYHLQNISLTYHLNEQQFPGHGGNPAEALMITNNEAHFKVSVGKSYKCKTKVEIDMGGDARLDTYNLQVEAFKTSNGTDFDEFLQCSADNVTSNIVPIAVGAALAALVVIVLIAYVIGRRRSRSGYESV; encoded by the exons ATGAAAATCATAATTTTCGCCGTTATTTCCTGCCTTTTGGCATCAG CCGTTTTCAGTGCAGACAATACCACGACCACTGTGACTACAGCCAGTACGACAAACAAAAGCACAGTCTCAACGACCGccacaactgctaaatcaacaggGACTAGTACTGCCAAGACGACTGCTACCACAGCAAAATCGACTGCTACCACCACAGCAAAAACAACTGCTACCACCACAGCAAAAACAACTGCTACCACCACAGCAAAAACCACCACAGTGCCAACTACAACTGTTGCACCACCACCAACAGATATAttcgaattgaaagaaaataagaCTGTTTGTTTCTtggctaaaattgctgcagattTCACCGTCACATACAATAAGACAGATAATACTACT GGAACAGCTGTGATTGCCATTCCAAAAACTGGCGTGACTTACAAGGGAAAATCGGCATGCGCTTCAGATATGATACCTGACCCCTATCTGACCCTGGAATTTGAAGGATACATGGCCCAGTTCAACTTCACACAGAAGGGAGGCGTGGTATACCTCCAGTCAGTATCTTTCCACTATACTGAAGATCCAGCCAACTTCCCCAATGCTACGGACTCAAAAA CTCCACATAGCACCTCCAACGACAATGTTGACCTCAAAATGTCCTCAAATACGACCTTCTTCCAGTGCAACTCTCCCATTGCCCAAACAATCGACAAGGCAGTGACCCTGACCTTTGACGTGTTGAAGGTCCAGGTGTACGACGTAAAAGGCAATTTTTCAGGAGAGG GTGAAATCTGCGCTGGTGACAAAAAGTCCACCTCCACCCCAATGACCAGCACAGtcacaccaacaccaacaccaactctTCCAGCCACCCCAAATTCTGGCAATTGGTCAGTCCAGGGCAGCGATGGAAAGACATGTATGGTGGCTGTCATGGGTGCAAGATTTGAAATCCCCTACACGAAAAAGGATAATGCG ACTGCAACAGCCAAATTTGATGTGCCAGCCGATGCGACAACGGAGGGCAGTACGTGTGGGAACGCCACCAACTCCGATACACTCCAGTTAGACTTCTTCAAGAACTTTGTACTTAAaatgattttcacaacagtaaaGGCGAGCGCTATGCTCACCGCTGATGACGAGTATCATCTCCAGAACATCTCGCTGACGTATCACTTGAATGAGCAACAGTTTCCCGGGCATGGTGGAA ATCCTGCCGAGGCCTTGATGATCACCAACAACGAAGCACATTTCAAAGTCTCAGTTGGCAAGTCGTACAAGTGTAAAACTAAGGTTGAAATCGACATGGGCGGAGATGCCAGGCTTGATACATACAACCTGCAGGTTGAGGCATTCAAGACATCGAACGGAACAGACTTTGATGAAT TCTTACAATGCTCGGCAGATAATGTGACCAGTAATATTGTCCCAATTGCTGTTGGAGCTGCCCTCGCCGCCCTGGTGGTCATAGTCCTAATCGCTTACGTCATTGGACGACGAAGAAGCAGAAGCGGCTACGAATCTGTGTAA
- the LOC135495091 gene encoding lysosome-associated membrane glycoprotein 1-like isoform X2 — MKIIIFAVISCLLASAVFSADNTTTTVTTASTTNKSTVSTTATTAKSTGTSTAKTTATTAKSTATTTAKTTATTTAKTTATTTAKTTTVPTTTVAPPPTDIFELKENKTVCFLAKIAADFTVTYNKTDNTTGTAVIAIPKTGVTYKGKSACASDMIPDPYLTLEFEGYMAQFNFTQKGGVVYLQSVSFHYTEDPANFPNATDSKTPHSTSNDNVDLKMSSNTTFFQCNSPIAQTIDKAVTLTFDVLKVQVYDVKGNFSGEGEICAGDKKSTSTPMTSTVTPTPTPTLPATPNSGNWSVQGSDGKTCMVAVMGARFEIPYTKKDNATATAKFDVPADATTEGSTCGNATNSDTLQLDFFKNFVLKMIFTTVKASAMLTADDEYHLQNISLTYHLNEQQFPGHGGNPAEALMITNNEAHFKVSVGKSYKCKTKVEIDMGGDARLDTYNLQVEAFKTSNGTDFDESSECAADGTSGIVPIAVGAALAALVVIVLIAYIIGRRKRYQGYEAL; from the exons ATGAAAATCATAATTTTCGCCGTTATTTCCTGCCTTTTGGCATCAG CCGTTTTCAGTGCAGACAATACCACGACCACTGTGACTACAGCCAGTACGACAAACAAAAGCACAGTCTCAACGACCGccacaactgctaaatcaacaggGACTAGTACTGCCAAGACGACTGCTACCACAGCAAAATCGACTGCTACCACCACAGCAAAAACAACTGCTACCACCACAGCAAAAACAACTGCTACCACCACAGCAAAAACCACCACAGTGCCAACTACAACTGTTGCACCACCACCAACAGATATAttcgaattgaaagaaaataagaCTGTTTGTTTCTtggctaaaattgctgcagattTCACCGTCACATACAATAAGACAGATAATACTACT GGAACAGCTGTGATTGCCATTCCAAAAACTGGCGTGACTTACAAGGGAAAATCGGCATGCGCTTCAGATATGATACCTGACCCCTATCTGACCCTGGAATTTGAAGGATACATGGCCCAGTTCAACTTCACACAGAAGGGAGGCGTGGTATACCTCCAGTCAGTATCTTTCCACTATACTGAAGATCCAGCCAACTTCCCCAATGCTACGGACTCAAAAA CTCCACATAGCACCTCCAACGACAATGTTGACCTCAAAATGTCCTCAAATACGACCTTCTTCCAGTGCAACTCTCCCATTGCCCAAACAATCGACAAGGCAGTGACCCTGACCTTTGACGTGTTGAAGGTCCAGGTGTACGACGTAAAAGGCAATTTTTCAGGAGAGG GTGAAATCTGCGCTGGTGACAAAAAGTCCACCTCCACCCCAATGACCAGCACAGtcacaccaacaccaacaccaactctTCCAGCCACCCCAAATTCTGGCAATTGGTCAGTCCAGGGCAGCGATGGAAAGACATGTATGGTGGCTGTCATGGGTGCAAGATTTGAAATCCCCTACACGAAAAAGGATAATGCG ACTGCAACAGCCAAATTTGATGTGCCAGCCGATGCGACAACGGAGGGCAGTACGTGTGGGAACGCCACCAACTCCGATACACTCCAGTTAGACTTCTTCAAGAACTTTGTACTTAAaatgattttcacaacagtaaaGGCGAGCGCTATGCTCACCGCTGATGACGAGTATCATCTCCAGAACATCTCGCTGACGTATCACTTGAATGAGCAACAGTTTCCCGGGCATGGTGGAA ATCCTGCCGAGGCCTTGATGATCACCAACAACGAAGCACATTTCAAAGTCTCAGTTGGCAAGTCGTACAAGTGTAAAACTAAGGTTGAAATCGACATGGGCGGAGATGCCAGGCTTGATACATACAACCTGCAGGTTGAGGCATTCAAGACATCGAACGGAACAGACTTTGATGAAT CTTCTGAGTGTGCCGCCGACGGAACAAGTGGCATTGTGCCGATCGCCGTAGGAGCTGCGCTAGCCGCTCTTGTTGTAATCGTTCTTATCGCTTATATCATCGGACGGCGAAAGCGTTACCAGGGCTATGAAGCATTATAA